A DNA window from Clostridia bacterium contains the following coding sequences:
- a CDS encoding 2Fe-2S iron-sulfur cluster-binding protein yields MASEVQTITVKVRRADPDVNGGEATYQAYSVPLEPGSTVLSILRHITENIDRTLSYYRSCRIGKCAGCRMIVNGKTRLACTTAVAGDITLEPLPGYPLIKDLVVDLSAER; encoded by the coding sequence ATGGCGAGCGAAGTGCAGACAATCACTGTCAAGGTGCGTCGGGCAGATCCTGACGTCAACGGCGGCGAGGCCACATACCAGGCCTACTCTGTGCCGCTTGAGCCGGGCTCAACCGTGCTCAGCATACTGAGGCACATAACTGAGAACATCGACAGGACACTGTCGTATTACCGGTCCTGCAGGATAGGCAAGTGCGCCGGATGCAGAATGATCGTCAATGGGAAAACCAGACTCGCATGCACAACTGCGGTTGCAGGCGACATCACACTTGAGCCGCTTCCAGGATACCCGCTCATTAAAGACCTGGTTGTGGACCTGAGCGCTGAACGATAA
- a CDS encoding Xaa-Pro peptidase family protein — protein sequence MRGQYSIFPREECEARLERAQMLMKAQNIDALLITAEANYFYFTGHRTHSPWSTFTRPHVAVLTRDGGATIIVHSFTRPEAESRSFAADVREYGSLVEDAVPQIKQALSDMGLASAVIGCELGYEQRLGLPMRAWEQIVSAFPRAKFVDASELLWRLRVKKSQAEVERLRKACQATSKAFEVCYSEVCEGWTEEQVAVAMSKAMLDAGAESPGFNIICSGRDDYDRISARPTGRVLRKGDMLWVDASAVFDGYWSDFCRAAVPGGPNPEQVRLQKIAHEATMAAIEAIKPGVPVRVIAETCARELGKHGFNLTFDAGRCGHGLGLMSTEPPHVATYDLTILEEGMVITVEPGIVNEEGVFCIEENVAVTKDGFEILSGASREIYAI from the coding sequence ATGAGAGGTCAGTATTCCATATTCCCCAGAGAGGAGTGCGAGGCGAGGCTAGAACGGGCTCAGATGCTAATGAAGGCACAGAACATCGACGCCCTATTGATTACAGCAGAAGCCAACTACTTCTACTTTACGGGTCACAGGACTCATTCGCCATGGTCGACTTTCACCCGTCCACACGTGGCCGTACTCACGCGAGACGGAGGGGCGACCATAATCGTGCACTCCTTTACCAGGCCGGAAGCGGAGTCGCGGTCATTTGCAGCCGACGTGCGTGAATACGGCAGTCTTGTAGAGGACGCAGTGCCCCAGATCAAGCAGGCGTTGTCCGACATGGGCCTAGCCTCTGCTGTCATCGGATGTGAGCTCGGATATGAGCAGAGGCTCGGACTGCCGATGCGGGCGTGGGAACAGATCGTATCCGCCTTTCCCAGGGCGAAGTTCGTGGATGCATCCGAGCTGCTATGGAGACTCCGCGTGAAGAAGTCACAGGCGGAGGTGGAGCGCTTGAGAAAGGCTTGTCAGGCAACGAGCAAGGCGTTTGAAGTCTGCTATTCCGAGGTGTGTGAGGGCTGGACAGAGGAGCAGGTCGCCGTCGCAATGAGCAAGGCGATGCTGGACGCGGGCGCGGAATCTCCCGGCTTCAACATTATCTGTTCGGGCAGAGACGATTACGACAGAATCAGCGCTCGTCCAACAGGGCGTGTGTTGCGAAAGGGCGACATGCTTTGGGTGGACGCGAGCGCGGTGTTCGATGGTTATTGGAGCGATTTCTGCCGGGCGGCGGTTCCTGGGGGACCCAATCCTGAACAGGTTCGGCTCCAAAAGATAGCGCACGAAGCCACAATGGCTGCCATAGAGGCGATCAAACCCGGAGTGCCTGTTCGCGTGATCGCCGAGACGTGCGCCAGAGAACTAGGCAAGCATGGTTTCAACCTTACCTTCGATGCCGGGCGGTGTGGCCACGGGCTGGGACTGATGAGTACTGAGCCTCCCCATGTGGCCACATATGATCTGACGATCTTGGAGGAGGGTATGGTTATTACCGTGGAGCCCGGAATTGTGAATGAGGAGGGGGTGTTCTGTATAGAGGAAAACGTGGCAGTGACGAAGGACGGGTTTGAGATTCTCTCAGGAGCTTCACGGGAAATCTACGCTATCTAG
- a CDS encoding FAD-binding protein — translation MSTLEKTADEIVITDVLIVGSEGAGARAALEASKRCKSVVVATKGVVGKSGATLTADADIDIDSRSAAELFGLPGDMNDSPEKFAEDMCKEGEYLNNQRMVTIHCDEAPMRLKELVDWGARIDKLTHAPGHTYPRGVWVPGTEFARVLTKELKKRDNIKLLEHMMITDLLTDKGCVVGAVGIEITTGKFFVIKAKAVIFCTGGAMRIYPHTTAPDELSGDGLAMAYRVGAKLIDMEFPMFLPYTLIKPDSLNGVDFSYLLSAYVQAQALNRHGERYMAKYDPERLEHSTRDVNSIAAMVEVLDGKGSPAGGTFLSLKHLPDNLIDFSAEWFPSNISHWRYGGFNMKDYLPDLHTQAMETSPASHFWNGGVQIDEFCQTGIAGFYACGEGTGSIHGANRVSGNALTMTQVWGPRAGIYASDYANRVSSANISLDQVVAIKERLHAPLKRDAGVDPIALRKRIQEVAWKYVGVVREEKGLHKGLEEIAAMRGELDQVYVSNKAKRFNQEWVEALQVENMLDVMEMVARASLVRKESRGALYRRDFPKTDNINWVKNVVVQQDSGKITTSVHDVELDKHQPTREIREYGSKE, via the coding sequence ATGAGTACACTCGAGAAGACCGCCGATGAAATCGTAATAACTGACGTACTGATAGTCGGCAGCGAAGGCGCCGGAGCCAGGGCAGCGCTGGAGGCGAGTAAGCGGTGCAAGTCAGTGGTAGTCGCCACCAAAGGAGTCGTGGGCAAGAGCGGCGCCACGCTTACCGCCGACGCAGACATAGACATTGACAGCCGCAGCGCAGCAGAGCTGTTCGGGCTGCCCGGAGATATGAACGACAGCCCCGAGAAATTCGCGGAAGACATGTGCAAAGAGGGAGAGTACCTCAACAACCAGCGAATGGTCACCATTCATTGCGACGAGGCTCCTATGAGGCTGAAGGAGCTGGTTGATTGGGGCGCACGCATAGACAAGCTGACTCATGCCCCCGGTCACACGTATCCCAGGGGTGTGTGGGTGCCCGGCACTGAGTTCGCCCGGGTCCTCACGAAGGAACTGAAGAAGAGAGACAACATCAAGCTCCTCGAGCACATGATGATCACTGACCTGCTTACCGACAAGGGATGCGTCGTAGGCGCAGTCGGCATCGAGATAACCACCGGCAAGTTCTTCGTGATCAAAGCAAAGGCAGTCATATTCTGCACAGGCGGCGCCATGCGCATCTATCCGCATACGACCGCTCCCGACGAACTGAGCGGCGACGGGTTGGCGATGGCCTACCGCGTGGGCGCCAAACTCATAGATATGGAGTTCCCGATGTTCCTGCCGTATACCCTGATAAAGCCGGATTCATTGAACGGCGTCGACTTCTCCTATCTGCTGAGCGCCTATGTGCAGGCACAGGCTCTGAACCGCCACGGAGAGCGGTACATGGCCAAATATGATCCTGAGAGGCTCGAGCACAGCACCAGGGACGTCAACTCCATCGCCGCGATGGTGGAAGTGCTCGACGGAAAGGGCTCGCCAGCGGGCGGCACGTTCCTGTCTCTCAAGCATCTGCCGGACAACCTGATCGATTTCAGCGCTGAGTGGTTCCCGTCGAACATCTCGCACTGGCGCTACGGTGGGTTCAATATGAAGGATTACCTGCCGGATCTGCATACTCAGGCTATGGAGACTTCACCTGCAAGCCACTTCTGGAACGGCGGAGTCCAGATAGATGAGTTCTGCCAGACCGGCATCGCCGGGTTCTATGCCTGCGGCGAAGGCACCGGCAGCATCCATGGCGCCAACAGAGTGTCGGGGAACGCCCTCACCATGACGCAGGTGTGGGGGCCGCGGGCCGGGATCTACGCCAGCGACTATGCCAACCGGGTCAGCAGCGCCAACATCAGCCTTGATCAGGTCGTAGCCATCAAGGAACGGCTTCATGCGCCTCTGAAGCGTGACGCCGGAGTTGACCCGATCGCCCTGCGCAAGCGGATCCAGGAAGTCGCGTGGAAGTACGTTGGCGTGGTCCGTGAGGAGAAGGGACTGCATAAGGGCCTCGAGGAGATCGCTGCGATGCGCGGCGAGCTTGACCAGGTCTACGTGAGCAACAAGGCCAAGCGCTTCAACCAGGAATGGGTGGAGGCGCTGCAGGTCGAGAACATGCTCGACGTCATGGAGATGGTTGCCCGAGCGAGCCTGGTCAGGAAGGAAAGCCGGGGCGCTCTGTACCGCAGAGACTTCCCCAAGACCGACAACATCAACTGGGTTAAGAACGTAGTGGTGCAGCAGGACAGCGGCAAGATCACCACATCAGTGCACGACGTCGAACTGGACAAGCACCAGCCGACGAGGGAAATCCGGGAATACGGGAGCAAGGAGTGA